The genomic interval CTTTGCCACACTTGATGCGCTGGATATCAAGGGCGATGTGCTTGAACTGGCTCCCGGCACCGGCATCTGGACCGAACGTCTCCTGCGTACTGCCGCCTCAATTACCGCGGTTGATGCCTCTCCCGAAATGATTGCTATTAACCGCGCCAGGGTTGCGAGCGATCGCGTCTCTTATGTGCAGGCTGACCTCTTCAAATGGCATCCTACGCGAACATATGACGCTGTCTGTTTCTGCTTCTGGATCTCCCATGTACCGCTTGAGAGGCTGCACACATTTCTGAGTATGGTTGCGGAGGCACTGCGGCCAGGAGGCAAAATCTTCTTCGTCGATGGGCGACGCGAGCCGACCGGTACTGCCGCGGATCACCAGTTGCCAGCAGAGGATGAGCAGGTGATGACGCGCCGGTTAAACGATGGACGCGAATTTCAAATCGTCAAGAATTTTTATGAACCGGCCTCGCTTGCCGCAAGTTTTGCAGCCGCCGGACTCGACGTCAAAGTGTGTGAGACGGCAACGTATTTTCTTTACGGTTACGGCCCCTCTGAAAATTAATGAGCAGGATCGGTCGTGTCATTCGGATACCGCCTATCGCTATCCAGGCGGCAGACGAGCTCTGAAAATTAATGAGCAGGATCGGTCGTGTCATTCTGAGCCTTTCGCTTCGCTCGAAGGTGAACTCCGCGAAGAATCTCTGGCGCGGTGGGCGCGGATTCTTCGCTCCACTCAGAATGACACGACCGGCTTTATGAGAGGGCCGAT from Ktedonobacteraceae bacterium carries:
- a CDS encoding class I SAM-dependent methyltransferase; protein product: MDKPVSSETLDEMMAYYRARASEYDEWFYRRGRYDRGAGANARWNSEMQEVFATLDALDIKGDVLELAPGTGIWTERLLRTAASITAVDASPEMIAINRARVASDRVSYVQADLFKWHPTRTYDAVCFCFWISHVPLERLHTFLSMVAEALRPGGKIFFVDGRREPTGTAADHQLPAEDEQVMTRRLNDGREFQIVKNFYEPASLAASFAAAGLDVKVCETATYFLYGYGPSEN